A stretch of the Streptosporangium sp. NBC_01755 genome encodes the following:
- a CDS encoding helix-turn-helix domain-containing protein, translating into MIGSPTVKRRRLSAELIRLREQAGLTHDEVAKRLEWSRGRLTHMEQNKWVLPDIGNVRMLLDLYGVVDAAVREAILDLARQSRERGWWAKYKDVFGGSLPGFEAEATQIRTVELVTIPGLLQTAAYATAVFQAGQVLDQAAVRRRVEARLARQAILTRDNPPQLWAVIDEAALRKMVGGPEVMAEQLAHLVNMAIQPNITVQVLPDSIGAHAAMGSGFVVLDFMGDLDPSIVYLETPTDNLFLERPEEVQAYTLMFNRVVAAALTVEQSVGHVTALVDQLKQEER; encoded by the coding sequence ATGATCGGCAGCCCAACTGTCAAACGACGGCGTCTGAGCGCCGAGCTCATCCGGCTACGCGAGCAAGCCGGTCTCACGCATGATGAGGTCGCCAAGCGCTTGGAATGGTCGCGCGGCCGCCTCACTCACATGGAACAAAACAAGTGGGTTCTGCCTGATATCGGTAATGTTCGCATGCTGCTGGACCTCTACGGCGTTGTTGATGCTGCCGTGCGTGAGGCGATACTCGATCTCGCCAGGCAGTCCCGCGAAAGAGGCTGGTGGGCCAAGTACAAGGACGTGTTCGGCGGCAGCCTTCCCGGCTTCGAGGCGGAAGCGACCCAGATCCGCACGGTCGAGCTCGTGACCATCCCTGGTTTGCTGCAGACAGCCGCCTATGCCACGGCAGTCTTCCAAGCAGGACAGGTCCTCGATCAGGCTGCTGTTCGGCGGCGGGTCGAGGCACGCCTGGCCCGGCAAGCGATCCTTACCCGCGACAACCCACCCCAGCTCTGGGCCGTCATCGACGAGGCGGCGCTGAGGAAGATGGTTGGCGGCCCCGAGGTCATGGCCGAACAACTCGCCCACCTTGTCAACATGGCGATACAACCCAATATCACTGTGCAAGTGCTGCCTGACTCGATCGGTGCGCATGCAGCGATGGGTAGCGGGTTCGTCGTCCTGGACTTCATGGGCGATCTGGATCCATCGATCGTCTATCTGGAGACGCCAACAGACAATCTCTTTCTGGAGCGGCCAGAGGAGGTTCAGGCGTATACGCTCATGTTTAATCGCGTGGTAGCGGCTGCTCTGACCGTCGAGCAGTCCGTAGGCCACGTGACTGCCCTGGTTGATCAACTAAAGCAGGAGGAGAGGTAA
- a CDS encoding ATP-binding protein, with the protein MAARLLSVLVGVLASRFRMTTGDTNGPAAAMWSPYLGRILGWSTTPNHTPVISQRFPATPDQVRPARNFVAEILGDDHPLRDDAMLLASELATNAVEHSTRPTDTKPADTEPTDTRATDTGTSGAGTADTTPGDRPREFVVTVAFTPHGVIVTVQDPGSTQIPCARNPQPNATGGRGLLLVNELATRWGFHRDPTGTVIWFELT; encoded by the coding sequence ATGGCCGCGCGACTCCTGTCCGTACTCGTCGGCGTGCTCGCTAGCCGATTCCGGATGACAACCGGCGACACCAACGGACCGGCCGCCGCGATGTGGTCGCCGTACCTGGGCCGGATACTCGGCTGGTCGACGACGCCGAACCACACCCCCGTCATCTCCCAGCGGTTCCCAGCCACCCCCGACCAGGTCAGGCCCGCACGGAACTTCGTCGCCGAGATCCTCGGCGACGACCACCCACTCCGCGACGACGCCATGCTCCTGGCCAGCGAGCTGGCCACCAACGCCGTCGAACACTCCACCAGGCCGACCGACACCAAACCGGCAGACACCGAACCCACCGACACCAGAGCGACCGACACCGGAACCTCAGGCGCCGGAACCGCGGACACCACACCGGGCGACCGGCCACGGGAGTTCGTCGTCACGGTGGCCTTCACCCCCCACGGCGTCATCGTCACCGTCCAAGACCCCGGCTCCACACAGATCCCCTGCGCCAGAAACCCCCAACCCAACGCCACCGGCGGCCGAGGACTCCTGCTCGTCAACGAACTCGCCACCCGCTGGGGCTTCCACCGCGACCCCACCGGAACCGTCATCTGGTTCGAACTCACCTGA
- the tgmC gene encoding ATP-grasp peptide maturase system methyltransferase — protein sequence MSDSVVAAKLRLALADQVGSPGWRQALEAVPRELFLGEAVYRYEPGRGWVPVHRSEMSAEDWLALAYTDETWVTQLNGVLAEDATEPVLISRPTSSSTFPGLIVLMLEAAGISEGDTVLEIGTGTGYSSALMCHRLGDKAVTSIEYDPVLADRAETAITRAGYAPHLAVGDGLQGYDANAPYDRLIATCAVRTIPLMWLWQVRAGGTITTPMRGWTDGVAFAHLRVAEDGSASGFFLKDDVYFMTARPHLPPPQPSLVMGRGAVSEGRVDPLILKDDTALWVAQLAVPQAQHAWAEDILTLFDSGTGSQADVRPNSDGGWTVRQHGPIKLWDEAEEAVLTWMGADSPHQSGFGLTVTKDRQYVWLGEPDGPSWDLPA from the coding sequence ATGAGCGACAGCGTTGTGGCCGCGAAGCTCCGTCTCGCACTGGCGGATCAGGTCGGTTCCCCCGGCTGGCGGCAGGCGCTGGAGGCGGTGCCCCGCGAGTTGTTCCTGGGAGAGGCCGTCTACCGGTACGAACCCGGTCGCGGCTGGGTTCCGGTACATCGGTCGGAGATGAGTGCCGAAGACTGGCTTGCCCTCGCCTACACCGACGAGACATGGGTGACCCAGCTCAACGGGGTTCTCGCCGAGGACGCGACCGAGCCGGTGCTGATCTCGCGACCCACCTCGTCGTCCACCTTTCCGGGGCTGATCGTGCTGATGCTCGAAGCGGCCGGGATCAGCGAAGGTGACACGGTTCTGGAGATCGGCACCGGGACCGGCTACTCCTCGGCCCTGATGTGTCATCGGCTTGGGGACAAGGCCGTGACCTCCATCGAATACGACCCTGTGCTCGCCGACCGCGCGGAAACCGCCATCACTCGGGCCGGGTACGCACCTCACCTCGCGGTGGGGGACGGACTTCAGGGGTACGACGCCAACGCCCCCTACGATCGGCTCATCGCCACCTGCGCGGTGCGCACGATCCCGCTCATGTGGCTGTGGCAGGTCCGCGCAGGAGGGACGATCACCACCCCCATGCGGGGATGGACGGATGGCGTCGCGTTCGCGCATCTCCGGGTCGCCGAAGACGGCTCCGCGAGCGGTTTTTTCCTTAAAGACGATGTGTACTTCATGACCGCTCGGCCTCACCTGCCGCCTCCACAGCCGTCCCTGGTGATGGGCCGCGGAGCCGTAAGCGAGGGCAGGGTCGATCCGTTGATCCTGAAGGACGACACGGCCCTGTGGGTCGCCCAGCTCGCCGTCCCCCAGGCGCAGCACGCATGGGCCGAGGACATCCTGACGCTGTTCGACTCCGGTACCGGGTCGCAGGCCGATGTCCGGCCGAACTCCGATGGTGGGTGGACGGTGCGTCAGCACGGGCCGATCAAGCTGTGGGACGAAGCCGAAGAGGCCGTCCTGACCTGGATGGGCGCCGACTCTCCGCACCAGTCCGGGTTCGGGCTCACCGTCACCAAGGACCGCCAGTATGTCTGGCTGGGCGAACCCGATGGGCCGAGCTGGGACCTGCCCGCCTAG
- a CDS encoding Scr1 family TA system antitoxin-like transcriptional regulator — MEHLTVMTLPSMSFGVIPSTITRAMHVAHNFSIFDNVQVSVELVSAAVTVTAPGEIARYEREFGRLADMAVHGGEARELIRKALAAHQR, encoded by the coding sequence CTGGAGCACCTCACCGTCATGACACTGCCCTCGATGTCCTTCGGCGTGATCCCCTCCACGATTACCCGAGCCATGCACGTAGCCCATAACTTCTCGATCTTCGACAACGTTCAAGTCAGCGTGGAGCTTGTCAGCGCGGCCGTCACGGTCACAGCGCCAGGGGAGATTGCCCGTTACGAGCGAGAGTTCGGGCGGCTGGCCGACATGGCTGTCCACGGAGGGGAGGCTCGTGAATTGATCAGAAAAGCGCTTGCCGCGCACCAGCGATAG
- a CDS encoding IS3 family transposase (programmed frameshift): protein MPKGSRRRFSQEFKDEAVRMVLDGPRTIAEVAREFGVHDTTLGNWVNTYKRTRAEEEPHSLSGPERARLRELERENSELREKLSFLKKSRGLLRGREQSVTAKFELIDAEKANHRIVKMCDWLEVSRSGYYEWRDRPASATAQRRDLLQDLIAGIFYEHEEVYGYRRVHAELLRRGERCSAELVRVLMRELGLLPAQVRPFTPKLTEQGAFRGIPDLVRRDFTAVRPGVKLVGDITYIPTWEGFCYLATVIDCYSKAVVGWAMADHYRTELITEAIENAVQTFTIEKDAIFHSDRGSNYTSDEFGTVLKRLDIRRSVGRTDICYDNAMAESFFSALKNEWLKRYVFTSRAKARRAVIRYIEGFYNRRRLHSSVGYRTPFEVLDEYTALQSVA, encoded by the exons ATGCCGAAAGGTTCCAGGCGTAGGTTCAGCCAGGAGTTCAAGGACGAAGCTGTGCGCATGGTCCTCGACGGCCCCCGTACGATCGCCGAGGTCGCCAGAGAGTTCGGCGTCCACGACACCACGCTCGGCAATTGGGTGAACACCTACAAGCGAACGCGCGCGGAAGAAGAACCGCACTCCCTCAGCGGCCCCGAGCGCGCCCGGCTGCGCGAACTCGAGCGAGAAAACTCCGAACTCCGCGAGAAGCTTTCCTTCCTAA AAAAAAGCCGCGGCCTTCTTCGCGGCCGAGAACAATCGGTGACCGCGAAGTTCGAGTTGATCGACGCGGAGAAGGCCAACCATAGGATTGTGAAAATGTGCGACTGGCTGGAGGTGTCCCGCTCGGGGTATTACGAGTGGCGCGACCGGCCCGCCTCGGCGACCGCGCAGCGTCGCGACCTGCTCCAGGACCTGATCGCGGGCATCTTCTACGAGCACGAGGAGGTGTACGGCTACCGGCGCGTCCACGCCGAGTTGCTGCGCCGCGGTGAGCGCTGTTCGGCTGAGTTGGTGCGGGTGTTGATGCGCGAGCTGGGCCTGCTGCCGGCGCAGGTGCGGCCCTTCACGCCGAAGCTCACCGAGCAGGGTGCTTTCCGGGGCATTCCCGACCTGGTCAGACGCGATTTCACCGCCGTCCGGCCCGGCGTCAAGCTGGTGGGCGACATCACGTACATTCCGACCTGGGAGGGGTTTTGCTACCTGGCCACGGTGATCGACTGCTACAGCAAGGCCGTGGTGGGGTGGGCGATGGCCGATCACTACCGCACCGAGTTGATCACCGAGGCGATCGAGAACGCGGTACAGACCTTCACCATCGAAAAGGACGCGATCTTCCACTCCGATAGAGGGTCGAACTACACGTCCGATGAATTCGGCACCGTGCTGAAGAGGCTGGATATCCGGAGGTCCGTTGGCCGTACCGACATATGTTACGATAATGCCATGGCCGAATCGTTCTTTTCGGCATTGAAGAATGAATGGCTGAAACGGTACGTTTTCACCAGCCGGGCGAAGGCTCGCCGGGCCGTGATCCGTTATATCGAGGGCTTCTACAATCGGCGCCGACTTCATTCATCCGTTGGTTACCGGACACCGTTCGAAGTCCTCGACGAGTACACAGCGCTTCAGTCGGTTGCGTAG
- a CDS encoding phosphotransferase enzyme family protein, with amino-acid sequence MKVCGPLDVGDKRGLIPTCRVPEAEIAKARNVALKSAAFDGVAGPYDPGATVVYGRRTAVKVQHRLHERLGTALRMESMRKAAGLKFPALLDAGTVRTPSGPRWWLVLERVGGSPGERPTPAQQRGLGEQLRRWHGAADQGGLRLDEPGALGVLLGSARNLAARDYPAISRLFDQACAGQPMVAIHGDVAVGHNALFEGDDLLAVLNPGAVEVGPPMLDLAWCLAVDLPRGAQPRRLLEGYGTDAVDQEALDAVLPLMILRRLIDTQVEGSVEDSQWLAAWLSANAPGLLPLASAP; translated from the coding sequence ATGAAGGTCTGCGGCCCGCTTGATGTCGGTGACAAACGGGGGCTCATCCCGACCTGCCGCGTACCGGAGGCCGAGATCGCCAAGGCGCGCAACGTGGCGCTCAAGAGTGCGGCGTTCGACGGTGTGGCCGGTCCGTACGATCCGGGGGCCACGGTGGTCTACGGTCGCCGGACGGCCGTCAAGGTCCAGCACCGCCTGCACGAACGCCTTGGCACCGCGCTGCGGATGGAGTCGATGCGTAAGGCCGCGGGGCTCAAGTTTCCGGCCCTGCTGGACGCGGGCACCGTGCGGACCCCGTCCGGACCTCGATGGTGGCTCGTCCTGGAAAGGGTCGGCGGCTCACCCGGCGAACGTCCGACCCCCGCTCAGCAACGCGGCCTGGGCGAGCAGCTTCGCCGCTGGCACGGTGCCGCGGACCAGGGTGGGCTGCGCCTGGACGAGCCTGGTGCTCTCGGGGTGCTGCTCGGCTCCGCGCGCAACCTCGCGGCCCGCGACTATCCGGCCATCTCCCGGCTGTTCGACCAGGCATGCGCGGGACAGCCGATGGTGGCCATTCACGGGGATGTCGCGGTGGGACACAACGCCCTCTTCGAGGGGGACGATCTGCTGGCCGTCCTGAATCCCGGCGCGGTGGAGGTGGGGCCGCCCATGCTCGATCTCGCCTGGTGCCTGGCCGTCGACCTGCCGCGCGGCGCTCAGCCGCGCCGGCTGCTGGAGGGGTACGGCACCGACGCGGTCGACCAGGAGGCCCTCGATGCCGTACTGCCGCTGATGATCCTGCGCAGGTTGATCGACACCCAGGTGGAGGGCAGCGTCGAGGACTCCCAGTGGCTCGCGGCCTGGCTGTCCGCGAACGCCCCCGGCCTGCTGCCTCTGGCCTCGGCGCCGTGA
- a CDS encoding FkbM family methyltransferase: protein MGHGDERFRLVAYGQNAEDVVLVRAFADRRAGFFVDVGAGDPVRGSLTKNLVDRLGWRGVNVEPLPERFERLRRQRPEDVNLRVAVDTEPGTATFYRILPEGSPEDMLGLSTLESAIAAEHVRGGADVAELEVTVVTLESILVAYASPGFDLLKVDVEGREAAVLASADLGFWRPRVVVAEATVPGSPEPSHQDWEPELLAAGYALALFDGLNRFYARDDEPELLTRLSVPANVWDRWIPWACAQRAGLNL from the coding sequence ATGGGCCATGGCGACGAGCGGTTCCGGCTGGTGGCGTACGGGCAGAATGCCGAGGACGTGGTGTTGGTGCGGGCGTTCGCCGATCGTCGGGCGGGGTTCTTTGTGGATGTCGGAGCGGGGGATCCGGTTCGCGGGTCACTGACGAAGAACCTGGTCGATCGGCTGGGCTGGCGGGGCGTGAACGTCGAGCCGCTGCCCGAGCGGTTCGAGCGGCTGCGGCGGCAGCGGCCGGAGGATGTGAACCTGCGGGTCGCTGTGGACACCGAGCCGGGTACGGCGACCTTCTACCGGATCCTGCCCGAGGGCAGCCCCGAGGACATGCTCGGGTTGAGCACCTTGGAGTCGGCGATCGCCGCAGAACATGTTCGAGGCGGCGCCGACGTGGCGGAGCTGGAGGTCACCGTGGTGACCCTGGAGTCGATCCTGGTCGCGTACGCGTCACCGGGGTTCGATCTGCTGAAGGTGGATGTGGAAGGGCGGGAGGCGGCGGTGCTGGCCTCGGCCGACCTGGGCTTCTGGCGTCCCCGGGTGGTGGTGGCCGAGGCGACCGTGCCGGGCTCACCCGAGCCGAGCCACCAGGACTGGGAGCCGGAACTGCTGGCGGCCGGATACGCGCTCGCGCTGTTCGACGGGCTGAACCGCTTCTACGCGCGAGACGACGAACCCGAGCTGCTCACCCGCCTGTCGGTACCGGCGAATGTGTGGGATCGGTGGATCCCGTGGGCATGTGCCCAGCGCGCGGGGCTGAACCTCTGA
- a CDS encoding serine hydrolase domain-containing protein: MHFLRLRFPRVTSLLVLGGVLVAVLLGWTAPAHATGERLVDDYRSVYGTPGVAAAVIDGSSVETIVRGRDGDGNAVTARTRFRIASMSKSMTAAAIMLLVDRDRVSLDDPVVKILPDFRMADPRFTGITVRQILSHTSGLSNSTNNEYVFPPSRSAQEIVAGLADKTLAADPGTRSEYHNTNYSIAARIVEVVSGKSFDAFLHTELFTPLGMTGTGSTLGCSDRAEGLPSGYEVVLGVAVAAPEMPGFCVGNGGVISTLDDMVRWLRFNQGSLGADLLSAGSLAESHTVQPKAGDYALGWQSRPVAADAPPSVIGHGGTLATWTGDMVFSPKTGVAALVLTNSGGDPSLLSTNLLAERIGAPATPMSNPLTVVNAVLLGLTVGMVALLVTAVVRARRWASRRRAARRPRLVLRLVPLALVTVLGAVLPTLIWGAFSFQYWIVTAWLLPLLALFCLSCCVLGAVALGRRLWCFRRFVGQGEDVGQLGDKPGQIAGVEAGAGPCQARGDLRG, encoded by the coding sequence GTGCATTTCCTACGTCTGCGCTTTCCTCGGGTGACCTCCCTCCTCGTCCTCGGCGGTGTGCTCGTCGCCGTGCTGCTCGGCTGGACGGCACCGGCCCATGCCACCGGCGAACGGCTGGTCGACGACTACCGCTCCGTCTACGGCACGCCGGGTGTCGCGGCGGCCGTGATCGACGGGTCGTCGGTCGAGACGATCGTCCGCGGCCGGGACGGGGACGGCAACGCGGTGACGGCTCGGACACGGTTCCGGATCGCGTCGATGAGCAAGTCGATGACGGCGGCGGCGATCATGCTGCTGGTCGATCGTGACCGCGTCTCCCTGGACGACCCGGTCGTCAAGATCCTGCCCGACTTCAGGATGGCCGATCCGCGCTTCACCGGGATCACCGTGCGCCAGATCCTCAGCCACACCTCGGGGCTGTCGAACAGCACGAACAACGAGTACGTGTTCCCGCCTTCGCGCAGCGCGCAGGAAATCGTGGCCGGGCTGGCCGACAAGACCCTGGCCGCCGATCCGGGCACCCGCTCGGAGTACCACAACACCAACTACTCGATCGCGGCGAGGATCGTCGAGGTGGTGTCGGGGAAGTCCTTCGACGCCTTCCTCCACACCGAGCTGTTCACGCCGCTGGGCATGACCGGCACCGGCTCGACGCTGGGGTGTTCCGATCGTGCCGAGGGCCTGCCGTCCGGGTACGAGGTCGTTCTCGGGGTCGCCGTCGCGGCACCGGAGATGCCGGGGTTCTGCGTCGGCAACGGCGGGGTGATCTCGACTCTGGACGACATGGTGCGGTGGCTGAGGTTCAACCAGGGAAGCCTCGGTGCGGACCTGCTGAGTGCCGGCTCCCTGGCCGAGTCGCACACCGTCCAGCCGAAGGCCGGCGACTACGCCCTCGGCTGGCAGTCCCGCCCCGTCGCAGCAGACGCCCCGCCGTCGGTGATCGGCCACGGCGGAACACTGGCGACGTGGACCGGGGACATGGTCTTCTCGCCCAAGACCGGTGTGGCCGCCCTCGTCCTCACCAACAGCGGCGGCGACCCCAGCCTGCTCTCGACCAACCTTCTCGCCGAACGGATCGGGGCACCGGCAACGCCGATGAGCAACCCGCTCACCGTCGTGAACGCGGTCCTGCTCGGGCTCACGGTGGGGATGGTCGCACTGCTGGTCACCGCGGTTGTCCGAGCGCGCCGCTGGGCCTCGCGACGCCGCGCGGCGCGCCGGCCGAGGCTGGTTCTGCGGCTCGTGCCCCTTGCCCTGGTGACGGTGCTGGGCGCGGTGCTGCCGACGCTGATCTGGGGGGCGTTCAGCTTCCAGTACTGGATCGTCACCGCCTGGCTGCTGCCGCTGCTGGCGCTCTTCTGCCTCTCCTGCTGCGTGCTCGGGGCGGTCGCGCTCGGCCGTCGCCTCTGGTGCTTCCGCCGCTTCGTGGGCCAGGGCGAGGATGTCGGGCAGCTCGGCGACAAGCCGGGCCAGATCGCCGGTGTCGAAGCCGGCGCGGGCCCGTGCCAGGCGAGAGGTGATCTGCGCGGGTAG
- a CDS encoding response regulator transcription factor produces MTGIRVMLVDDQELLRASLRTVLSADERIEVTHDVANGSDAIEVVRRHRLDVVLMDIRMPRMDGVAATAEIVRIAPAARVLMLTTFDDDELVVAAIRAGASGYLTKDVRPAALAQAVCDVASGTSALAPGVAATILDLVRQVPMRRTAALDGLTPREVEIFGLLARGRSNSEICAELVLSENTVKSHVRAVLQKLNLRDRVHAVIHAYENGLVGRNDLPD; encoded by the coding sequence GTGACCGGGATCCGTGTCATGCTCGTCGACGATCAGGAGCTGTTGCGGGCCTCGCTCCGTACGGTGCTGTCGGCCGACGAGCGCATCGAGGTCACCCACGACGTCGCGAACGGCAGCGACGCGATCGAGGTCGTCCGGCGGCACCGCCTGGACGTGGTACTGATGGACATCCGCATGCCGCGCATGGACGGGGTCGCCGCCACGGCGGAGATCGTCAGGATCGCACCGGCGGCCCGGGTGCTCATGCTGACGACCTTCGATGATGACGAACTGGTCGTGGCCGCCATCCGGGCCGGCGCGAGCGGCTACCTGACCAAGGACGTCCGGCCCGCCGCCCTGGCCCAGGCCGTGTGTGACGTCGCCTCCGGGACGTCGGCGCTGGCCCCGGGGGTGGCCGCGACGATCCTCGATCTCGTACGGCAGGTGCCGATGCGGAGGACGGCAGCCCTGGACGGCCTCACCCCACGCGAGGTCGAGATCTTCGGCCTGCTCGCCCGCGGCAGGTCCAACAGCGAGATCTGCGCGGAACTGGTGCTGAGCGAGAACACGGTGAAGTCGCACGTCCGGGCCGTCCTGCAGAAACTGAACCTGCGCGACCGCGTGCACGCGGTGATCCACGCGTACGAGAACGGGCTTGTGGGTCGCAACGATCTGCCTGACTGA
- a CDS encoding sensor histidine kinase gives MTASQRRSTWPATTVVAHVVLALLTAIILVGVRHLGADLWQIFAAAGAAVLLHVGAVVAHRRPWVGYAIGALAMLVLVTTPSLGWSPTMLPSAACFPLTLWRLTSRVSVRSSVVALAVAALGIVLTELVAWARLLPDIPGWTRLVEGGLLMLVVGGVWLAALLVRRRHEAGRRAESERLAAAVADARAGIRRDLHDVIAHTVTVMVARIDATAVTTADPATRRELGDIAEAGRDAHQGLRAMLATLGPATVAPRADSRPRQVPISLDALPDLVASAASPLHAVTFAEVGERRPLSLSAEVAAVRTVQEGITNALRHLEPPVEVTVRLRWTPAEVVVEVRDDGGKALRDVGSPGTGLMGIEERVRTAGGTLSIDDGDDGWVLQTRLPTKEGNDRTK, from the coding sequence GTGACAGCCTCCCAGCGCCGGAGCACATGGCCGGCGACGACGGTGGTGGCGCACGTGGTCCTGGCTCTCCTGACGGCGATCATCCTGGTGGGCGTCCGGCACCTCGGCGCGGACCTGTGGCAGATCTTCGCCGCGGCGGGTGCTGCCGTCCTGCTCCATGTGGGAGCGGTGGTGGCCCATCGACGGCCGTGGGTGGGGTACGCGATCGGCGCGCTGGCAATGCTCGTCCTGGTGACGACGCCCTCCCTGGGTTGGTCACCGACCATGCTGCCCTCGGCTGCGTGCTTCCCCCTGACGTTGTGGCGGCTGACCAGCCGGGTCTCGGTCAGGTCCTCGGTGGTTGCGTTGGCCGTCGCCGCACTCGGGATCGTCCTCACCGAGCTGGTGGCGTGGGCCCGGCTGCTCCCTGACATCCCTGGGTGGACCCGCCTGGTCGAGGGCGGGCTGCTGATGCTCGTGGTCGGCGGTGTGTGGCTTGCGGCCCTGCTGGTACGCCGCAGGCACGAGGCCGGCCGACGAGCCGAGAGCGAACGACTGGCCGCGGCGGTCGCGGACGCACGGGCCGGCATCCGCCGCGACCTGCACGACGTGATCGCCCACACGGTCACCGTCATGGTCGCGCGGATCGATGCCACGGCGGTGACGACGGCGGATCCGGCGACCCGCCGCGAACTCGGCGACATCGCCGAGGCCGGCCGGGACGCCCACCAAGGTCTGCGAGCGATGCTGGCCACCTTGGGCCCGGCCACCGTGGCGCCGCGCGCCGATTCCCGGCCCAGACAGGTCCCGATCTCGCTCGATGCCCTCCCTGACCTCGTGGCCTCGGCGGCGAGCCCGCTCCATGCGGTGACGTTCGCGGAGGTGGGTGAGCGACGGCCACTGAGCCTGAGTGCCGAGGTCGCGGCGGTTCGTACCGTGCAGGAGGGCATCACCAACGCGCTGCGCCACCTCGAACCACCGGTCGAGGTGACCGTTCGCCTGCGCTGGACCCCGGCCGAGGTGGTGGTGGAGGTGCGCGACGACGGCGGCAAGGCGCTTCGCGACGTCGGCAGCCCGGGGACCGGCTTGATGGGGATCGAGGAACGTGTGCGTACCGCCGGCGGCACCCTGTCGATCGACGACGGGGACGACGGGTGGGTGCTGCAGACGCGGCTCCCCACGAAGGAGGGGAATGACCGAACGAAGTGA
- a CDS encoding VOC family protein translates to MDITIHTSFLPHDDPDASLAFYRDVLGFEVRNDVGQGKMRWITVGPVGQPSTSILLAPPTADPGLTEDERRTIAEMMAKGTYGWILLATRDLDGTFGKVQTGGAEVVQEPTEQPYGIRDCAFRDPAGNMVRIQELR, encoded by the coding sequence ATGGACATCACCATTCACACGAGCTTCCTCCCGCATGACGACCCGGACGCGTCCCTTGCCTTCTACCGCGACGTCCTCGGCTTCGAGGTCCGCAACGATGTCGGACAGGGCAAGATGCGCTGGATCACGGTCGGCCCCGTCGGCCAGCCCAGCACGTCCATTCTCCTGGCGCCGCCGACCGCCGACCCCGGGCTCACCGAGGACGAGCGCCGCACCATCGCCGAGATGATGGCCAAGGGCACCTACGGCTGGATCCTGCTGGCCACCCGGGACCTCGACGGCACTTTCGGGAAGGTGCAGACCGGCGGCGCCGAGGTCGTCCAGGAGCCGACCGAGCAGCCGTACGGCATCCGCGACTGCGCCTTCCGCGATCCCGCGGGCAACATGGTCCGCATCCAGGAGCTTCGCTGA
- a CDS encoding helix-turn-helix transcriptional regulator — protein sequence MCHPSWGRARAEAQRLGDLARLRRVRDRIDREYAQPLNVEALARGVNMSAGHLSRQFRLAYGESPYAYLMTRRIERAAALLRHGDLSVTEVCFAVGCSSLGTFSTRFTELVGMPPSVYRRRAAGVAAGMPPCVAKQVTRPVRNQEAPVIEPQPA from the coding sequence ATGTGTCACCCCTCGTGGGGGCGCGCACGCGCCGAGGCGCAGCGCCTGGGCGACCTCGCGCGACTGCGCCGTGTCCGCGACCGGATCGACCGGGAGTACGCGCAGCCGCTGAACGTCGAGGCGCTCGCCCGCGGCGTGAACATGTCCGCCGGGCACCTCAGCCGCCAGTTCCGGCTGGCCTACGGCGAGTCGCCGTACGCGTACCTGATGACGCGTCGCATCGAGCGCGCGGCGGCGCTGCTGCGTCATGGCGACCTCAGCGTCACCGAGGTCTGCTTCGCGGTCGGCTGCTCATCGCTGGGCACCTTCAGCACCCGCTTCACCGAGCTGGTCGGCATGCCGCCCAGCGTCTACCGGCGCCGCGCGGCGGGCGTTGCGGCGGGGATGCCGCCGTGTGTGGCGAAACAGGTGACAAGACCGGTCAGGAATCAGGAAGCGCCGGTCATCGAGCCGCAACCAGCGTGA